Proteins found in one Corynebacterium zhongnanshanii genomic segment:
- the rplD gene encoding 50S ribosomal protein L4, translated as MSNLKLDVHTADGKTNGTIELPASIFDAEASVALMHQVVTAQLAAKRQGTHATKTRGMVSGGGRKPFRQKGTGRARQGSIRAPHFTGGGTVHGPQPRDYSQRTPKKMKAAALRGALTDRARHNRIHVVEELVAGQTPSTKSARSFIERLTDRKSVLVVLTREDVTSWKSARNLPGVHILVNDQLNTYDVLNADDVVFSVEALNNFISAADKKTEEAK; from the coding sequence ATGAGCAATCTAAAGCTTGATGTCCACACCGCTGACGGCAAGACCAATGGCACCATCGAGCTGCCAGCCTCCATCTTCGATGCCGAGGCTAGCGTTGCTCTGATGCACCAGGTCGTCACCGCTCAGCTGGCAGCAAAGCGCCAGGGCACCCACGCAACCAAGACCCGTGGCATGGTATCCGGCGGTGGCCGTAAGCCATTCCGCCAGAAGGGAACCGGTCGCGCACGCCAGGGCTCCATCCGCGCACCACACTTCACCGGTGGTGGCACCGTACACGGCCCACAGCCACGCGACTACTCCCAGCGCACCCCAAAGAAGATGAAGGCAGCCGCCCTGCGCGGAGCCCTCACCGACCGTGCGCGCCACAACCGCATCCACGTGGTTGAGGAACTGGTTGCAGGACAGACCCCATCCACCAAGTCCGCACGCTCCTTCATCGAGCGTCTGACCGACCGCAAGTCCGTGCTGGTCGTTCTGACCCGTGAAGACGTGACCTCGTGGAAGTCCGCACGCAACCTGCCAGGCGTACACATCCTGGTAAACGACCAGCTGAACACCTACGACGTGCTCAACGCAGACGACGTAGTGTTCTCCGTAGAAGCACTGAACAACTTCATCAGTGCCGCTGACAAGAAGACCGAGGAGGCTAAGTAA
- the rplW gene encoding 50S ribosomal protein L23, which yields MTVADPRDIIIAPVVSEKSYGLMEQNVYTFLVHPDSNKTHIKIAVEQIFGVKVASVNTLNREGKRKRTRTGYGRRKATKRAMVTLVAGSDPIDIFGGSAA from the coding sequence ATGACTGTCGCAGATCCACGCGATATCATCATCGCTCCAGTTGTGTCTGAAAAGTCCTACGGGCTGATGGAGCAAAACGTCTACACGTTCCTGGTTCACCCAGACTCCAACAAGACTCACATCAAGATTGCCGTCGAGCAGATCTTTGGCGTCAAGGTAGCAAGCGTCAACACCCTCAACCGCGAGGGCAAGCGCAAGCGCACCCGCACCGGCTACGGCCGTCGCAAGGCAACCAAGCGCGCCATGGTGACCCTGGTCGCCGGCAGCGATCCGATCGACATCTTCGGTGGCTCCGCCGCTTAA